One genomic window of Vespula pensylvanica isolate Volc-1 chromosome 12, ASM1446617v1, whole genome shotgun sequence includes the following:
- the LOC122633384 gene encoding DNA primase large subunit-like isoform X4 encodes MDRYLYILWKNVYILVGHFILRLIASTSTDLWMYWVPRETLLLKHRLDNIIPRQLNSLLQSIIRQLDTINHKENKISLNIRRICVFYLQSTVFKHIMSKNHTDDCCIFQYKVRFELIPELIKRREVDLTGGYAIVYCSQWKKLLVALFNTYLIQDLKHIKSHTWHVNNDVRLNSLKQQVQFYILQNRPTIGRINNKNINFEIQKFPLCMQHLHMVLKKRHRLSHYARLYYSLFLKESGMKIDDAIQYWKEEYSKPHTCTSVCMHKWQTDEKKFIYSIRHLYGLEGSHRNYKSPNCTVMCTQIPGPTYEGGCPFKNFDSDRLINLLSISLTKDEIDKFLEKMLLQKPEIICTTYFKIVHKNIDDDVVVSSPLQYYTMANNLY; translated from the exons ATGGACAGATATCTCTACATATTATggaaaaatgtgtatatactaG TTGGTCATTTTATATTAAg GTTAATAGCTTCGACATCAACTGATTTATGGATGTACTGGGTTCCAAGAGaaacattattattgaaacatcgattagataatattatacctAGACAATTAAATAGTCTTCTTCAAAGTATCATAAGGCAATTGGATACAATAAATCACAAAGAGAATAAGATAAGTTTAAATATACGAAGAATATGTGTATTCTATTTACAATCTACAGTTTTTAAACATATTATGTCAAAAAATCATACTGATGATTGTTGTATTTTTCAATACAAAG TAAGATTTGAGTTAATACCAGAATTAATCAAGCGAAGAGAGGTTGACTTAACTGGTGGATATGCTATTGTATATTGTTCGCAATGGAAAAAATTATTGGTAGCattatttaatacttatttaatacaagatttaaaacatattaaatCCCACACATGGCATGTCAACAATGACGTTAGACTTAATTCTCTCAAGCAACAAGTCCAGTTTTATATATTGCAAAACAGACCTACCATtggaagaataaataataagaacataaattttgaaatacaaAAGTTTCCCTTGTGCATGCAACATCTTCATATGGTATTGAAGAAAAGGCATCGTCTTAGTCATTATGCTCGTTTATACTATAgtctttttttaaaggaaagtGGTATGAAAATAGATGATGCTATTCAATATTGGAAAGAGGAATATTCTAAACCGCATACCTGTACTTCTGTTTGTATGCATAAATGGCAAACagatgagaaaaaatttatatacagtaTTAGACATCTTTATGGTTTAGAAGGATCtcatagaaattataaatctcCCAATTGCACtgttatgtgt ACACAAATCCCAGGACCCACGTATGAAGGAGGTTgtccatttaaaaattttgacTCAGATAGGCTTATTAATCTTTTGAGTATTTCATTAACAAAAgatgaaatagataaatttcttgaaaaaatgcTTTTGCAAAAGCCAGAAATAATATGTACAACTTATTTCAAAAtagtacataaaaatattgatgatGATGTTGTTGTTAGTAGTCCATTACAATACT
- the LOC122633384 gene encoding DNA primase large subunit-like isoform X3 — protein MDRYLYILWKNVYILVGHFILRLHSYFRLIASTSTDLWMYWVPRETLLLKHRLDNIIPRQLNSLLQSIIRQLDTINHKENKISLNIRRICVFYLQSTVFKHIMSKNHTDDCCIFQYKVRFELIPELIKRREVDLTGGYAIVYCSQWKKLLVALFNTYLIQDLKHIKSHTWHVNNDVRLNSLKQQVQFYILQNRPTIGRINNKNINFEIQKFPLCMQHLHMVLKKRHRLSHYARLYYSLFLKESGMKIDDAIQYWKEEYSKPHTCTSVCMHKWQTDEKKFIYSIRHLYGLEGSHRNYKSPNCTVMCTQIPGPTYEGGCPFKNFDSDRLINLLSISLTKDEIDKFLEKMLLQKPEIICTTYFKIVHKNIDDDVVVSSPLQYYTMANNLY, from the exons ATGGACAGATATCTCTACATATTATggaaaaatgtgtatatactaG TTGGTCATTTTATATTAAg ACTACATTCATACTTTAGGTTAATAGCTTCGACATCAACTGATTTATGGATGTACTGGGTTCCAAGAGaaacattattattgaaacatcgattagataatattatacctAGACAATTAAATAGTCTTCTTCAAAGTATCATAAGGCAATTGGATACAATAAATCACAAAGAGAATAAGATAAGTTTAAATATACGAAGAATATGTGTATTCTATTTACAATCTACAGTTTTTAAACATATTATGTCAAAAAATCATACTGATGATTGTTGTATTTTTCAATACAAAG TAAGATTTGAGTTAATACCAGAATTAATCAAGCGAAGAGAGGTTGACTTAACTGGTGGATATGCTATTGTATATTGTTCGCAATGGAAAAAATTATTGGTAGCattatttaatacttatttaatacaagatttaaaacatattaaatCCCACACATGGCATGTCAACAATGACGTTAGACTTAATTCTCTCAAGCAACAAGTCCAGTTTTATATATTGCAAAACAGACCTACCATtggaagaataaataataagaacataaattttgaaatacaaAAGTTTCCCTTGTGCATGCAACATCTTCATATGGTATTGAAGAAAAGGCATCGTCTTAGTCATTATGCTCGTTTATACTATAgtctttttttaaaggaaagtGGTATGAAAATAGATGATGCTATTCAATATTGGAAAGAGGAATATTCTAAACCGCATACCTGTACTTCTGTTTGTATGCATAAATGGCAAACagatgagaaaaaatttatatacagtaTTAGACATCTTTATGGTTTAGAAGGATCtcatagaaattataaatctcCCAATTGCACtgttatgtgt ACACAAATCCCAGGACCCACGTATGAAGGAGGTTgtccatttaaaaattttgacTCAGATAGGCTTATTAATCTTTTGAGTATTTCATTAACAAAAgatgaaatagataaatttcttgaaaaaatgcTTTTGCAAAAGCCAGAAATAATATGTACAACTTATTTCAAAAtagtacataaaaatattgatgatGATGTTGTTGTTAGTAGTCCATTACAATACT
- the LOC122633384 gene encoding DNA primase large subunit-like isoform X2 — protein sequence MFYIKPPNGQISLHIMEKCVYTRLEYLEYLYNNKINEFDGNFQYLLESSAYDKVGHFILRLIASTSTDLWMYWVPRETLLLKHRLDNIIPRQLNSLLQSIIRQLDTINHKENKISLNIRRICVFYLQSTVFKHIMSKNHTDDCCIFQYKVRFELIPELIKRREVDLTGGYAIVYCSQWKKLLVALFNTYLIQDLKHIKSHTWHVNNDVRLNSLKQQVQFYILQNRPTIGRINNKNINFEIQKFPLCMQHLHMVLKKRHRLSHYARLYYSLFLKESGMKIDDAIQYWKEEYSKPHTCTSVCMHKWQTDEKKFIYSIRHLYGLEGSHRNYKSPNCTVMCTQIPGPTYEGGCPFKNFDSDRLINLLSISLTKDEIDKFLEKMLLQKPEIICTTYFKIVHKNIDDDVVVSSPLQYYTMANNLY from the exons atgttttacatCAAACCGCCGAATGGACAGATATCTCTACATATTATggaaaaatgtgtatatactaGGTTagaatatttagaatatttatataataataaaattaatgaatttgaTGGAAATTTTCAATACTTATTAGAAAGTTCTGCATATGATAAAGTTGGTCATTTTATATTAAg GTTAATAGCTTCGACATCAACTGATTTATGGATGTACTGGGTTCCAAGAGaaacattattattgaaacatcgattagataatattatacctAGACAATTAAATAGTCTTCTTCAAAGTATCATAAGGCAATTGGATACAATAAATCACAAAGAGAATAAGATAAGTTTAAATATACGAAGAATATGTGTATTCTATTTACAATCTACAGTTTTTAAACATATTATGTCAAAAAATCATACTGATGATTGTTGTATTTTTCAATACAAAG TAAGATTTGAGTTAATACCAGAATTAATCAAGCGAAGAGAGGTTGACTTAACTGGTGGATATGCTATTGTATATTGTTCGCAATGGAAAAAATTATTGGTAGCattatttaatacttatttaatacaagatttaaaacatattaaatCCCACACATGGCATGTCAACAATGACGTTAGACTTAATTCTCTCAAGCAACAAGTCCAGTTTTATATATTGCAAAACAGACCTACCATtggaagaataaataataagaacataaattttgaaatacaaAAGTTTCCCTTGTGCATGCAACATCTTCATATGGTATTGAAGAAAAGGCATCGTCTTAGTCATTATGCTCGTTTATACTATAgtctttttttaaaggaaagtGGTATGAAAATAGATGATGCTATTCAATATTGGAAAGAGGAATATTCTAAACCGCATACCTGTACTTCTGTTTGTATGCATAAATGGCAAACagatgagaaaaaatttatatacagtaTTAGACATCTTTATGGTTTAGAAGGATCtcatagaaattataaatctcCCAATTGCACtgttatgtgt ACACAAATCCCAGGACCCACGTATGAAGGAGGTTgtccatttaaaaattttgacTCAGATAGGCTTATTAATCTTTTGAGTATTTCATTAACAAAAgatgaaatagataaatttcttgaaaaaatgcTTTTGCAAAAGCCAGAAATAATATGTACAACTTATTTCAAAAtagtacataaaaatattgatgatGATGTTGTTGTTAGTAGTCCATTACAATACT
- the LOC122633384 gene encoding DNA primase large subunit-like isoform X1 — protein MFYIKPPNGQISLHIMEKCVYTRLEYLEYLYNNKINEFDGNFQYLLESSAYDKVGHFILRLHSYFRLIASTSTDLWMYWVPRETLLLKHRLDNIIPRQLNSLLQSIIRQLDTINHKENKISLNIRRICVFYLQSTVFKHIMSKNHTDDCCIFQYKVRFELIPELIKRREVDLTGGYAIVYCSQWKKLLVALFNTYLIQDLKHIKSHTWHVNNDVRLNSLKQQVQFYILQNRPTIGRINNKNINFEIQKFPLCMQHLHMVLKKRHRLSHYARLYYSLFLKESGMKIDDAIQYWKEEYSKPHTCTSVCMHKWQTDEKKFIYSIRHLYGLEGSHRNYKSPNCTVMCTQIPGPTYEGGCPFKNFDSDRLINLLSISLTKDEIDKFLEKMLLQKPEIICTTYFKIVHKNIDDDVVVSSPLQYYTMANNLY, from the exons atgttttacatCAAACCGCCGAATGGACAGATATCTCTACATATTATggaaaaatgtgtatatactaGGTTagaatatttagaatatttatataataataaaattaatgaatttgaTGGAAATTTTCAATACTTATTAGAAAGTTCTGCATATGATAAAGTTGGTCATTTTATATTAAg ACTACATTCATACTTTAGGTTAATAGCTTCGACATCAACTGATTTATGGATGTACTGGGTTCCAAGAGaaacattattattgaaacatcgattagataatattatacctAGACAATTAAATAGTCTTCTTCAAAGTATCATAAGGCAATTGGATACAATAAATCACAAAGAGAATAAGATAAGTTTAAATATACGAAGAATATGTGTATTCTATTTACAATCTACAGTTTTTAAACATATTATGTCAAAAAATCATACTGATGATTGTTGTATTTTTCAATACAAAG TAAGATTTGAGTTAATACCAGAATTAATCAAGCGAAGAGAGGTTGACTTAACTGGTGGATATGCTATTGTATATTGTTCGCAATGGAAAAAATTATTGGTAGCattatttaatacttatttaatacaagatttaaaacatattaaatCCCACACATGGCATGTCAACAATGACGTTAGACTTAATTCTCTCAAGCAACAAGTCCAGTTTTATATATTGCAAAACAGACCTACCATtggaagaataaataataagaacataaattttgaaatacaaAAGTTTCCCTTGTGCATGCAACATCTTCATATGGTATTGAAGAAAAGGCATCGTCTTAGTCATTATGCTCGTTTATACTATAgtctttttttaaaggaaagtGGTATGAAAATAGATGATGCTATTCAATATTGGAAAGAGGAATATTCTAAACCGCATACCTGTACTTCTGTTTGTATGCATAAATGGCAAACagatgagaaaaaatttatatacagtaTTAGACATCTTTATGGTTTAGAAGGATCtcatagaaattataaatctcCCAATTGCACtgttatgtgt ACACAAATCCCAGGACCCACGTATGAAGGAGGTTgtccatttaaaaattttgacTCAGATAGGCTTATTAATCTTTTGAGTATTTCATTAACAAAAgatgaaatagataaatttcttgaaaaaatgcTTTTGCAAAAGCCAGAAATAATATGTACAACTTATTTCAAAAtagtacataaaaatattgatgatGATGTTGTTGTTAGTAGTCCATTACAATACT